A part of Variovorax sp. HW608 genomic DNA contains:
- a CDS encoding dihydrolipoamide acetyltransferase family protein, with protein MSGSSIHVIKVPDVGEGIAEVELVAWHVKPGDAVVEDQGLADVMTDKANVEIPSPVAGRVLALGGEVGQILAVGSELIRIERSGDEAPAATPERAALPPSSAVELVATPKAPETAPARPASLSTRAAEDRPIASPAVRRRAWELGVDLKDVAPSGTAGRIVHADLDAHVAAHGARPADRAPGAANAERNDEQAVPVIGLRRRIALQMQESKRRIPHFSYVEEVDVTELEALRSALNAKWSTERGHLTLLPLLMRAMVLAVREFPQINARFDDEAGIVTRHGAVHIGVATQTPHGLVVPVVRHAEAHDLWATAAEMARLVEAARAGRATRAELSGSTITISSLGALGGIVSTPVINRPEVAIVAVNRIVERPVLRGGAVVSRRMMNLSSSFDHRVVDGMDAARFVQAMRTMIEDPALLFVE; from the coding sequence ATGTCCGGCAGCAGCATCCATGTGATCAAGGTGCCCGACGTGGGCGAAGGCATCGCAGAGGTCGAGCTCGTGGCCTGGCACGTCAAGCCCGGCGACGCGGTCGTCGAGGATCAGGGGCTGGCCGACGTGATGACCGACAAGGCCAACGTCGAGATCCCTTCGCCGGTCGCCGGCCGCGTGCTGGCGCTCGGCGGAGAAGTCGGACAGATCCTGGCTGTCGGCTCCGAACTGATCCGCATCGAGCGGTCGGGCGACGAGGCGCCGGCGGCCACGCCTGAGCGCGCCGCCTTGCCACCTTCGTCCGCAGTGGAGCTCGTTGCAACGCCGAAGGCGCCGGAGACGGCGCCGGCACGGCCGGCGTCCTTGTCCACGCGGGCCGCGGAGGATCGTCCGATCGCCTCGCCGGCGGTGCGCCGGCGTGCCTGGGAACTGGGCGTCGATCTGAAGGACGTTGCGCCCAGCGGAACCGCCGGTCGCATCGTGCACGCCGATCTCGACGCGCACGTCGCCGCGCATGGCGCCCGCCCGGCGGACCGTGCGCCCGGCGCGGCGAACGCCGAACGCAACGACGAGCAGGCCGTGCCCGTCATCGGCCTGCGTCGCCGCATCGCATTGCAGATGCAGGAATCAAAGCGGCGCATCCCGCATTTCAGCTACGTCGAGGAGGTCGATGTCACCGAGCTCGAGGCCCTGCGATCGGCGCTCAACGCGAAATGGAGCACCGAGCGCGGGCACCTGACCTTGCTGCCTCTCTTGATGCGGGCGATGGTGCTGGCGGTGCGCGAGTTCCCGCAGATCAACGCCCGCTTCGACGACGAGGCGGGCATCGTCACACGTCACGGCGCGGTACACATCGGCGTCGCGACGCAGACACCCCACGGCCTGGTCGTGCCGGTGGTCCGGCACGCCGAGGCGCACGACCTGTGGGCCACGGCGGCCGAAATGGCGCGCCTGGTCGAAGCCGCGAGGGCAGGCCGGGCGACGCGCGCGGAACTGAGCGGCTCGACGATCACCATCAGCAGCCTCGGCGCGCTCGGCGGCATCGTGTCGACGCCGGTGATCAACCGGCCCGAGGTTGCAATCGTCGCGGTCAACCGGATCGTGGAACGTCCGGTGTTGCGGGGCGGCGCCGTCGTGTCGCGCCGGATGATGAACCTGTCTTCCTCGTTCGACCACCGGGTCGTCGACGGCATGGACGCGGCCCGGTTCGTGCAGGCGATGCGCACGATGATCGAAGATCCGGCGCTGCTGTTCGTCGAGTAG
- a CDS encoding alpha-ketoacid dehydrogenase subunit beta, which yields MARMTMVQALRSAMDVMLERDPNVVIYGQDVGYFGGVFRCTEGLQARYGRSRVFDAPISEGGIVGSAIGMAAYGLRPVVEVQFADYFYPASDQIVSEAARLRYRSAGDFSAPITIRMPCGGGIYGGQTHSQSPEALFTHVCGLRTVMPSNPYDAKGLLIASIENDDPVIFLEPKRLYNGPFDGHHDRPLVPWSQHASGEVPEGHYTVPLDTAKVFRTGADLTVLTYGTMVFVSEAAAAESGVDAEIIDLRSIWPLDLPAIVASVRKTGRCVVVHEATRTSGFGAELVALVQEHCFYHMEAPVERVTGWDTPYPHALEWAYFPGPARVAAAFRRAMET from the coding sequence ATGGCCCGCATGACGATGGTCCAGGCCCTGCGCTCGGCGATGGACGTGATGCTCGAGCGCGATCCGAACGTCGTGATCTACGGACAGGACGTCGGCTACTTCGGCGGCGTGTTCCGCTGTACCGAAGGGCTGCAGGCGAGATACGGCCGCTCGCGCGTCTTCGATGCGCCGATTTCCGAGGGCGGCATCGTCGGTTCGGCGATCGGCATGGCCGCCTATGGACTGCGTCCGGTGGTCGAGGTGCAGTTCGCGGACTACTTCTACCCGGCCTCGGACCAGATCGTCTCGGAGGCGGCGCGGCTGCGCTATCGGTCGGCCGGCGACTTCAGCGCGCCGATCACGATCCGCATGCCCTGCGGCGGCGGCATCTACGGCGGGCAGACGCACAGCCAGAGTCCGGAGGCGTTGTTCACGCATGTCTGCGGCCTGCGCACGGTGATGCCGAGCAATCCATACGATGCCAAGGGCCTGCTGATCGCTTCGATCGAGAACGACGATCCGGTGATCTTTCTCGAACCCAAGCGGCTGTACAACGGCCCGTTCGACGGCCACCACGACCGGCCGCTGGTGCCTTGGTCACAGCACGCATCGGGCGAGGTGCCCGAAGGACACTACACGGTGCCGCTCGACACGGCCAAGGTGTTCCGCACCGGCGCCGATCTGACGGTGCTGACCTACGGGACGATGGTGTTTGTCTCCGAAGCGGCGGCGGCCGAGAGCGGCGTCGATGCCGAGATCATCGACCTGCGCAGCATCTGGCCGCTGGACCTGCCGGCGATCGTTGCCTCGGTCAGGAAGACGGGCCGTTGCGTCGTTGTGCATGAAGCCACGCGCACCAGCGGCTTCGGTGCAGAACTCGTGGCGCTCGTGCAAGAGCACTGCTTCTATCACATGGAGGCGCCCGTCGAACGCGTGACCGGCTGGGACACGCCGTATCCGCATGCGCTGGAATGGGCCTACTTTCCCGGCCCGGCGCGCGTGGCTGCAGCGTTCAGGCGAGCGATGGAGACGTGA